One window from the genome of Planctomycetota bacterium encodes:
- the lpxB gene encoding lipid-A-disaccharide synthase, whose translation MTTILIVAGETSGDLHGANLARALRTLDPSVRLAGAGGAYLRAAGVETLADPTDHASVGIVEAFRNFHRYAQLYRKLQSALRALRPDAAVLIDSPDFNLRFAARAADHGVPVVYYVSPQIWAWRPGRIRVIRRLVRKMLVILDFEERLYRDAGVDVTFVGHPLLDAARPVDREAVRREFGGDPLIGLLPGSRASQFAALFPILRRAAELIARDVPGARFVVACAPAIDPRRAEGAGFAVVHNRTPEVMAASDLLLTASGTATLEAAIYGTPMIVTYRLNPLTALTLGPLIRVKHYALVNIVAGREIMPEYYQFRARPELIAREAVAILREGRLPGMRRALEEVRRRLGEPGASLRAAREVLAVARERRRPGSPLFPALPGML comes from the coding sequence GGAGGCGCCTACCTCCGGGCGGCGGGCGTCGAGACCCTCGCCGACCCCACGGACCACGCCTCCGTGGGCATCGTCGAGGCGTTCCGCAACTTCCACCGCTACGCGCAGCTCTACCGGAAGCTTCAGAGCGCGCTGCGCGCCCTTCGGCCGGACGCCGCGGTCCTCATCGACTCGCCCGATTTCAACCTGCGCTTCGCCGCCCGGGCGGCCGACCACGGCGTTCCCGTGGTCTACTACGTAAGCCCCCAGATCTGGGCCTGGCGCCCGGGCCGCATCCGCGTCATCCGGCGCCTCGTGCGCAAGATGCTCGTCATCCTCGACTTCGAGGAACGCCTCTACCGCGACGCCGGGGTGGACGTGACGTTCGTGGGGCATCCGCTGCTGGACGCGGCGCGGCCCGTGGACCGCGAGGCCGTGCGGCGCGAATTCGGAGGCGATCCCCTGATCGGCCTCCTGCCGGGAAGCCGCGCCTCACAGTTCGCGGCGCTCTTTCCGATCCTGCGGCGCGCGGCGGAGCTCATCGCCCGCGACGTGCCCGGGGCGCGTTTCGTCGTCGCCTGCGCGCCGGCGATCGATCCCCGCCGGGCCGAGGGGGCCGGCTTCGCCGTCGTCCACAACCGCACCCCCGAGGTCATGGCCGCGAGCGACCTTCTCCTGACCGCGTCGGGAACGGCGACCCTGGAAGCGGCGATCTACGGCACTCCCATGATCGTGACCTACCGCCTGAATCCGCTGACGGCGCTCACGCTCGGGCCCCTCATCCGCGTGAAACACTACGCCCTCGTCAACATCGTCGCGGGCCGGGAGATCATGCCGGAGTACTATCAGTTCCGCGCCCGCCCGGAGCTCATCGCGCGCGAGGCGGTCGCGATCCTCAGGGAAGGCCGGCTCCCCGGCATGCGCCGCGCGCTCGAGGAGGTCCGCCGCCGCCTGGGAGAGCCGGGCGCTTCCCTGCGCGCCGCCCGCGAAGTTCTGGCCGTGGCCCGCGAGCGGCGGCGGCCGGGATCCCCCCTTTTTCCGGCCCTCCCCGGTATGCTATAG